A section of the Gloeobacter violaceus PCC 7421 genome encodes:
- a CDS encoding response regulator transcription factor produces the protein MNRILIAEDETRIAAFLEKGLRANGYTTIVVRNGVEAAQMASCDDFDLMILDLGLPGKAGLVVLEEMRGRGERLPVIILTARDDIADKVAGLESGADDYVTKPFRFEELLARVRARLRDTGNGRTQEQLVLRSGEISLDLRTRKVSAGGRTVELSAREFTLAETFMRHPGQVMSREHLLSRVWGYDYDPGSNIVDVYVGYLRRKLNTDRIETVRGMGYRLRA, from the coding sequence ATGAACCGGATTTTGATTGCCGAGGATGAGACGCGCATTGCCGCATTTCTAGAAAAAGGTCTGCGCGCCAACGGCTACACCACCATCGTCGTGCGCAACGGCGTCGAAGCGGCCCAGATGGCCTCCTGCGACGACTTTGACCTGATGATTCTCGATTTGGGGCTACCGGGCAAAGCAGGGCTCGTGGTGCTCGAGGAGATGCGTGGCCGCGGCGAGCGGCTGCCGGTGATTATCCTGACCGCCCGCGACGACATTGCCGATAAAGTGGCGGGACTCGAATCGGGGGCGGACGATTATGTGACCAAACCCTTTCGCTTTGAAGAATTGCTCGCCCGCGTGCGCGCCCGCCTGCGCGACACCGGCAACGGCCGCACCCAGGAGCAACTGGTCTTGCGCTCGGGAGAAATCAGCCTCGATCTGCGCACGCGCAAGGTGAGCGCCGGGGGGCGCACCGTCGAGTTGTCGGCGCGCGAATTCACGCTGGCGGAGACGTTTATGCGCCACCCGGGCCAGGTGATGAGCCGCGAGCATCTGTTGAGCCGCGTCTGGGGCTACGACTACGATCCGGGCTCCAACATCGTCGATGTCTACGTGGGTTACTTGCGCCGCAAGCTCAACACCGACCGTATCGAGACGGTGCGCGGCATGGGCTACCGCCTGCGCGCCTGA
- a CDS encoding peptidase domain-containing ABC transporter translates to MSLLKTLPLIVPPTQGPSSEFLHEETEDNLSPYGKLVRLLREDLWDLVALGAYTVMVGLLSLAVPLAASALVNTIATGVYMQPLVVLTLLVLGCLTFAGVLKLMQLVLAERLQQRIFARIALRLAVRLPFIRQSALLNEYAPQLVNRFFDVVTAQKTLAKMLLTAPSALLSILVGMVLMAIYSPYLLAFDLFLIVFIVLVWVGLGNGGLETSIKESSKKYRVAEWLEELGRCQTGFKMSGVPSFPLERTDALVLEYIKARRLHFRVLFRQAVGNYLFSAVANAGILAIGGWLVINGQLTLGQLVAAELIVLTVLAALDKLIRTLEEFYDLLTSLEKLSQATELPVERQGGKPMLRSHRGASITCRNVRFAYRPGMEVLNGLYLSLKPGERVSLVGNSGAGKSTLSALLCGLLEPNHGAVAVNSVDVRDAKLHDLRQVVGLVSDTNDEVFEGTIEQNILLGRTDTPYEDLVLALEVSQLADELATLPDGLKTMLISGGRNLSRGQVQRILIARALVAQPQLLILDEAFTGIDEKDKLAILDNIYSGDHNWTILNISHDPEVVMRSDIVHVLADGRIVETGSPLEMAARPAGRFAALFPSLRAELVA, encoded by the coding sequence ATGTCATTGCTGAAGACACTGCCGCTCATCGTTCCGCCCACCCAGGGTCCCTCTTCGGAGTTCTTGCACGAGGAGACGGAGGACAACCTCAGTCCTTACGGCAAGTTGGTCAGGCTGTTGCGCGAGGACTTGTGGGATCTGGTGGCGCTGGGCGCCTACACGGTCATGGTCGGGCTGTTGTCGCTGGCGGTGCCGCTTGCGGCCTCCGCCCTGGTCAACACCATCGCCACCGGCGTCTACATGCAGCCGCTGGTCGTCCTGACGCTGCTGGTACTCGGGTGTCTGACCTTCGCCGGGGTGCTGAAGCTGATGCAGTTGGTGCTGGCTGAGCGCCTGCAGCAGCGCATTTTTGCGCGCATCGCCCTCAGGCTGGCTGTGCGGTTGCCGTTTATCCGCCAGTCGGCGTTGCTCAACGAGTACGCGCCGCAGCTGGTCAACCGCTTCTTCGACGTGGTCACCGCCCAGAAGACGCTGGCGAAGATGTTGCTCACGGCACCCTCGGCTCTGTTGTCGATCCTGGTCGGCATGGTGCTGATGGCCATCTACAGCCCCTACCTGCTGGCGTTCGATTTGTTCTTGATTGTGTTTATCGTGCTGGTCTGGGTGGGGCTCGGCAACGGCGGTCTGGAGACGAGCATCAAAGAATCCTCCAAAAAGTACCGCGTGGCTGAGTGGCTCGAAGAATTGGGCCGCTGCCAGACCGGTTTCAAGATGAGCGGGGTGCCCTCCTTCCCGCTTGAGCGCACCGACGCGCTGGTGCTCGAATACATCAAAGCGCGCCGGCTGCACTTTCGGGTGCTCTTTCGCCAGGCGGTGGGCAACTATCTATTTAGTGCGGTGGCCAACGCCGGCATCCTCGCCATCGGCGGCTGGCTGGTGATCAACGGCCAGCTCACCCTGGGCCAATTGGTGGCGGCCGAACTGATCGTGCTCACGGTGCTTGCTGCCCTCGACAAGCTCATCCGCACCCTCGAAGAATTCTACGACCTGCTGACCAGCCTCGAAAAGCTCAGCCAGGCCACCGAACTACCCGTCGAGCGCCAGGGCGGCAAGCCGATGTTGCGCTCGCACCGGGGGGCAAGCATCACTTGCCGCAACGTGCGCTTTGCCTACCGCCCCGGCATGGAGGTCTTAAACGGCCTCTATTTGAGTCTCAAGCCCGGCGAGCGGGTGAGCCTGGTGGGCAACAGCGGCGCCGGCAAATCGACTTTGAGTGCCTTGTTGTGCGGCTTGCTCGAACCGAACCACGGCGCGGTGGCCGTCAACAGCGTCGATGTGCGCGACGCCAAACTCCACGACCTGCGCCAGGTGGTGGGACTGGTGAGTGACACCAACGACGAAGTGTTCGAGGGCACCATCGAGCAGAATATTTTGCTGGGCCGCACCGATACGCCCTACGAAGATCTCGTGTTGGCTCTGGAAGTCTCGCAGTTGGCCGACGAGCTGGCCACTTTGCCCGACGGTCTCAAGACGATGCTGATTAGCGGAGGGCGCAACCTCTCCCGCGGTCAGGTGCAGCGGATTTTGATCGCCCGCGCCCTGGTCGCCCAGCCGCAGCTGTTGATCCTCGACGAGGCCTTTACCGGCATCGACGAAAAGGACAAACTCGCCATCCTCGACAACATCTACAGCGGCGATCACAACTGGACCATTCTCAACATCTCCCACGACCCGGAGGTGGTGATGCGCTCGGACATCGTGCATGTGCTTGCCGACGGCCGCATCGTGGAGACCGGTTCGCCCCTGGAGATGGCCGCGCGCCCCGCAGGCCGCTTCGCTGCGCTCTTTCCCAGCCTGCGCGCCGAACTGGTCGCCTAA
- a CDS encoding SRPBCC family protein, producing the protein MVEIFEQQIRIAASLGAAERCLSDPGLMRRWLNPLLECRSVGEWSTAVGSRFRFYLRLPPVYPHLECEVVERALGLVQWQFTGFFEGTDRWEATGPDGAVLLVNRFCFDIPNPVVRFGFALFAQALTRADMHAQLQRLKAVAESLEAPGGLS; encoded by the coding sequence GTGGTGGAAATTTTTGAGCAGCAGATTCGCATCGCAGCCTCGCTGGGCGCCGCTGAGCGCTGCTTGAGCGATCCCGGCTTGATGCGCCGCTGGCTCAATCCCCTGCTCGAATGCCGCAGCGTCGGGGAGTGGTCGACGGCGGTGGGCAGCCGCTTTCGCTTTTATCTGCGCCTGCCGCCGGTGTATCCCCATCTGGAGTGTGAGGTGGTCGAGCGCGCCCTTGGGTTGGTACAGTGGCAATTTACGGGATTTTTCGAAGGCACCGACCGTTGGGAAGCCACCGGGCCGGACGGCGCTGTGCTTCTGGTCAACCGCTTTTGTTTCGACATTCCCAACCCGGTGGTGCGCTTTGGATTTGCACTCTTCGCTCAAGCGCTCACCCGTGCCGACATGCACGCCCAATTGCAAAGGCTTAAAGCGGTCGCGGAGAGCCTCGAAGCGCCGGGTGGGCTATCTTGA
- the rpiA gene encoding ribose-5-phosphate isomerase RpiA, with protein sequence MDLDILKQTAARRAVELVEDGMVVGLGTGSTAAFAVSVLAERVRLGLRVVGIPTSERTARQAEAEGIVLGTLAEQSRVDLTIDGADEVALGELALIKGLGGALLREKIVAAASERLIIIVDATKLVEQLGSHGPLPVEVAPFGWQATARALERLGAEVNLRAQHGQAFLTDGGHYILDCRFGPIARPAELEAAIDRIPGVVESGLFVGMASAVIVADEGGIEVLTPSAAP encoded by the coding sequence GTGGACCTCGATATCCTCAAGCAAACGGCGGCTCGGCGCGCTGTCGAGCTTGTCGAAGATGGCATGGTGGTCGGGCTGGGCACCGGCTCGACCGCCGCATTTGCAGTGAGCGTCCTCGCCGAGCGAGTGCGCCTGGGGCTGCGGGTGGTGGGGATCCCCACCTCGGAGCGCACCGCCCGCCAAGCTGAGGCGGAGGGTATTGTTCTGGGGACACTGGCGGAGCAATCCAGGGTCGATCTCACCATCGATGGGGCGGACGAGGTGGCCCTGGGGGAGCTGGCCCTTATCAAGGGCCTGGGTGGTGCTTTGTTGCGCGAAAAGATTGTCGCTGCCGCGAGCGAGAGGCTGATTATCATCGTCGATGCCACCAAGCTCGTCGAACAGCTTGGTAGCCACGGCCCGCTGCCGGTGGAGGTGGCGCCGTTTGGCTGGCAGGCGACCGCCCGCGCCCTGGAGCGGCTCGGTGCCGAGGTGAATCTGCGAGCCCAGCATGGACAAGCGTTTCTCACCGACGGCGGCCACTACATCCTTGATTGTCGTTTTGGACCGATCGCCCGGCCGGCCGAACTCGAAGCGGCCATCGACCGTATCCCGGGGGTGGTGGAAAGCGGTCTGTTTGTCGGCATGGCAAGCGCGGTGATCGTAGCCGACGAGGGGGGTATCGAAGTGCTCACACCTTCTGCAGCGCCTTGA
- a CDS encoding sensor histidine kinase, which translates to MNPSVARLWRRTFGGVRTRILAWYVLLIALCGVTSVLAVREILFMQLQERLETSLVREVRLFELLSAEEPVVQEQPMRERAAHIFDRFFYRYVPHDNEFMLAYIDGELYRTMPQKLDGTMRANGKLTSRWSHLRAPERDERTGSSGEKFLYIAEPLRLGGEPRGLLVAAYCVSCERREVERSVMVVAQVFIGATLLASLLAWIAAGRVLAPLRLLAETARSIGESDLTRRIPAGDRGELGELAATFNQMLDRLEAAFASQRNFISDAGHELRTPITIVRGHLELLGDDPGERAETMAIVYDELDRMNRFVDDLLLLARAERPDFLFFELFDVGELTDELYAKARALAPREWSIEARGSGRMVADRQRLTQAVINLAQNAVQHTAPGDRIAIGSALRGVWVYLWVSDCGPGIAPEDQRRIFERFERGSHSRYEGSGLGLAIVQAIATTHGGSIQLTSVPGAGATFTLVLPLDPPQELQLHNQLAGQSCSTVLSVYSH; encoded by the coding sequence TTGAACCCATCCGTCGCACGGCTCTGGCGGCGAACCTTCGGGGGAGTGCGCACGCGCATCCTCGCCTGGTACGTGCTGTTGATCGCCCTGTGCGGAGTGACCTCGGTCCTGGCGGTGCGCGAGATTCTGTTTATGCAATTGCAGGAGCGGCTGGAGACCTCGTTGGTGCGGGAGGTGCGGCTTTTTGAGCTTTTGAGCGCCGAGGAGCCGGTTGTGCAGGAGCAGCCGATGCGCGAACGCGCCGCCCACATCTTCGATCGTTTTTTTTACCGCTACGTCCCGCACGACAACGAGTTCATGCTCGCCTACATCGACGGCGAACTCTACCGGACGATGCCCCAGAAGCTCGACGGCACCATGCGCGCCAACGGCAAGCTCACCTCCCGCTGGTCGCATTTGCGCGCGCCGGAGCGCGACGAGCGCACGGGCTCGAGCGGCGAGAAGTTTTTGTACATCGCCGAGCCGTTGCGCCTGGGCGGCGAGCCGCGCGGACTGTTGGTGGCGGCTTATTGTGTCTCCTGCGAGCGCCGCGAGGTGGAGCGGTCGGTGATGGTGGTGGCCCAGGTCTTTATTGGGGCGACGCTGCTCGCTTCGCTATTGGCCTGGATCGCCGCCGGCCGGGTGCTGGCGCCTTTGCGGCTGCTCGCCGAGACGGCCCGATCGATTGGCGAATCGGATCTGACCCGGCGCATCCCGGCGGGCGACCGCGGCGAGTTGGGCGAACTGGCCGCCACCTTCAACCAGATGCTCGATCGTCTGGAGGCGGCCTTCGCGAGCCAGCGCAACTTTATCAGCGACGCAGGCCACGAACTGCGCACGCCGATTACGATTGTCCGGGGTCACTTGGAGTTGTTGGGAGACGATCCCGGCGAGCGGGCCGAGACGATGGCGATCGTGTACGACGAACTCGATCGCATGAACCGCTTTGTCGACGACCTGCTGCTTTTGGCCAGGGCCGAGCGACCGGACTTTTTGTTCTTTGAGCTGTTCGATGTCGGCGAACTGACCGACGAACTGTACGCAAAGGCCCGTGCCCTCGCCCCGCGCGAGTGGTCCATCGAGGCGCGCGGCAGCGGCCGGATGGTCGCCGATCGCCAGCGGTTGACCCAGGCGGTGATCAATCTGGCCCAAAACGCCGTGCAGCACACTGCCCCGGGCGATCGCATCGCCATCGGCTCGGCCCTGCGGGGGGTGTGGGTGTATCTGTGGGTGAGCGACTGCGGGCCGGGCATTGCGCCGGAAGATCAGCGGCGCATCTTCGAGCGCTTCGAGCGCGGCAGCCATAGCCGCTACGAGGGCAGCGGCCTGGGACTCGCCATCGTACAGGCGATCGCCACCACCCACGGCGGCAGCATCCAACTGACAAGCGTACCGGGCGCAGGGGCGACCTTTACGCTGGTGCTGCCCCTCGACCCGCCCCAGGAACTGCAATTGCACAATCAACTCGCAGGTCAGAGCTGCTCGACGGTGCTCTCGGTCTATTCGCACTGA
- a CDS encoding aromatic ring-hydroxylating oxygenase subunit alpha yields the protein MLNNFWYGLAHSPAITSIPRQVVVMGRPLVLYRTVGGRVVALEDRCAHRDTALSGGWVEGNCLRCPYHGWRYAPDGGCTEIPANQPGVAISRLAKVETFPVQERHGLVWVFLGELPEAQRPELPSLPEYAAPGWRAVRGEFTWSGHYTRVIANTVDMSHAPFVHAAAFGRKEAPRIQTYHIESERWRGSASIQFKTKPAYFLKLVLGKTPPDGSITSTFHLPNVTQVHHRFGRIQFILFLVHVPVDERTTHTCWLHLRNFVTHAWADPFMHRDVVRTFRQDDSVVRLQPPGPVPEQLNAEVHAPSDGLEVAYRRLRRLCGRLEWASPTQNPRITEGASP from the coding sequence GTGTTGAACAACTTCTGGTATGGTCTGGCCCACAGCCCGGCCATCACATCGATACCCCGGCAGGTGGTGGTGATGGGCCGCCCACTGGTGCTCTACCGCACGGTCGGGGGGCGGGTCGTCGCCCTGGAGGACCGCTGCGCCCACCGGGATACCGCCCTTTCCGGCGGCTGGGTGGAGGGCAATTGCCTGCGCTGTCCGTACCACGGCTGGCGCTACGCGCCCGACGGCGGGTGCACGGAAATTCCGGCCAACCAACCGGGGGTGGCCATCTCGCGCCTTGCCAAAGTGGAAACATTCCCGGTGCAGGAGCGCCATGGTCTGGTGTGGGTGTTTTTGGGAGAGCTGCCCGAGGCCCAGCGCCCGGAACTGCCGTCGCTGCCGGAGTACGCGGCCCCCGGCTGGCGGGCGGTGCGCGGCGAATTTACCTGGAGTGGGCACTACACGCGCGTTATCGCCAACACCGTGGATATGTCCCACGCCCCTTTTGTGCACGCCGCCGCCTTCGGCCGCAAAGAAGCGCCCCGCATCCAGACCTACCATATCGAGTCGGAGCGCTGGCGCGGCAGTGCCTCCATCCAGTTCAAAACCAAACCGGCCTACTTCTTGAAGTTGGTGCTCGGCAAGACGCCCCCCGACGGCAGCATCACCTCCACCTTCCACCTGCCCAACGTCACCCAGGTCCACCACCGCTTCGGCCGCATCCAGTTCATTCTGTTTTTGGTTCATGTGCCGGTGGACGAACGGACCACCCATACCTGCTGGCTGCACCTGCGCAACTTCGTCACCCACGCCTGGGCGGACCCGTTTATGCACCGCGACGTCGTGCGCACCTTCCGCCAGGACGACAGTGTCGTGCGCCTGCAACCGCCCGGCCCGGTGCCTGAGCAGTTGAACGCAGAGGTCCACGCCCCCTCCGACGGCCTGGAGGTAGCCTACCGCCGCCTGCGCAGGCTGTGCGGGCGGCTGGAGTGGGCTTCCCCAACCCAGAACCCACGCATCACCGAAGGAGCTTCGCCATGA
- a CDS encoding HlyD family secretion protein: MSGYVDRRRVSNYEPTSLRSLAQLVTPAPLFSLGTILLLLTLLTGLGLSFIPWQQSVVGKGKVMVLSPMQRPQNIEAQIPGRLVRWNIREGQQVQKGAVVAELADLDAKFLDSNQLARLEQQKRVLVAKRAAAQSRIGSIAAQVTALEGSRGLAIPAAQQKAAQSVDRERASRQSLEAAETNLTTAGLNVKRLRELHSKGLRSTRDLEVAENDFVKARTERDRAGAALDAARREVSVGRFDQDKVVFDTAASLASSRASLASARETLATIEGDILKLDVDIENLRSRTEQRIVRAPSDGVVVRLLKVGSGETVKAGDVLAVVAPATTDRAVEIYLSDNDAPLVAEGRPVRLQFAGWPAVQFVGWPSVAVGTFAGRVAVIDAVDDGTSRYRVIVVPDEQAQRTEQPWPGPQYLRPGTEATGWIMLDTVSLGFELWRQFNAFPPTLQAEPVKLKAKKE, encoded by the coding sequence ATGTCCGGATACGTCGATCGCCGCAGAGTTTCTAACTACGAGCCGACCTCGCTCCGCTCGCTCGCCCAGCTTGTCACCCCGGCACCGCTCTTCTCGCTGGGGACTATCTTGCTGCTGCTGACGCTCCTGACTGGTCTGGGGCTGAGTTTTATTCCCTGGCAGCAGTCGGTGGTGGGCAAGGGCAAGGTGATGGTGCTCTCGCCGATGCAGCGGCCCCAAAATATCGAGGCGCAGATTCCCGGTCGGCTGGTGCGCTGGAATATCCGGGAGGGTCAGCAGGTTCAAAAAGGCGCGGTCGTGGCCGAGCTTGCCGACCTCGATGCGAAGTTTCTCGACAGCAACCAGCTTGCCCGCCTCGAACAGCAAAAGCGCGTGCTGGTCGCCAAACGCGCCGCCGCCCAAAGCCGCATCGGCTCGATCGCCGCTCAGGTGACGGCCCTCGAAGGTTCACGCGGTCTCGCCATTCCGGCCGCCCAGCAAAAAGCTGCTCAGAGCGTCGATCGCGAGCGCGCCTCCCGCCAGAGCCTGGAGGCGGCCGAAACCAATCTCACCACCGCCGGCCTCAACGTCAAACGTCTGCGCGAACTGCACAGCAAGGGCCTGCGCTCCACCCGCGATCTCGAAGTGGCCGAGAATGACTTTGTCAAAGCGCGCACCGAGCGCGACCGCGCCGGTGCCGCTTTAGATGCCGCCCGCCGCGAGGTGAGCGTGGGCCGCTTCGACCAGGACAAAGTCGTCTTCGACACCGCCGCAAGCCTGGCCAGTTCCCGCGCCTCCCTCGCCTCGGCGCGTGAGACTTTGGCCACCATCGAAGGCGACATCCTCAAGCTCGATGTCGATATCGAGAATTTGCGCTCGCGCACCGAGCAGCGCATCGTGCGCGCCCCGAGCGACGGCGTCGTGGTGCGCCTGCTCAAAGTCGGCTCCGGCGAGACGGTCAAAGCGGGCGACGTGCTCGCGGTGGTCGCCCCCGCCACCACCGACCGGGCGGTCGAAATTTATCTTTCCGACAACGACGCGCCGCTGGTGGCCGAGGGTCGCCCGGTCCGGCTGCAGTTTGCCGGCTGGCCGGCGGTACAGTTCGTGGGTTGGCCATCGGTGGCGGTGGGCACCTTTGCCGGCCGCGTGGCGGTGATCGACGCGGTCGACGACGGCACCAGCCGCTATCGGGTGATCGTGGTCCCCGACGAGCAGGCCCAGCGCACCGAGCAACCCTGGCCCGGTCCCCAGTACCTGCGTCCCGGCACCGAGGCCACCGGCTGGATCATGCTCGATACGGTCTCCCTGGGCTTCGAGTTGTGGCGGCAATTTAACGCCTTCCCGCCTACCCTCCAGGCGGAACCGGTCAAGCTCAAAGCCAA
- a CDS encoding peroxiredoxin family protein, with the protein MTADTRLFNQRFAKNFLPLPGFSVPAVGEAAPDFVLPRVGGAPVRLSDYRGRMPVVIAFTRIFTEKLFCPFCYPHLQDLKNRYGEIRQAGAELLMVTSTDPVQSAQVVADLALPYPFLFDPGCTLFQAYGAGQALGAPLPAQYIVDMTGTIVYRHLFSFIDSNASTDEVLAVLKALQKV; encoded by the coding sequence ATGACCGCCGACACCAGATTATTCAACCAGCGCTTTGCGAAAAACTTTTTGCCCTTACCGGGTTTCAGCGTCCCCGCAGTTGGAGAGGCAGCCCCCGACTTTGTCCTGCCGCGCGTCGGCGGCGCACCGGTGCGCCTGTCGGATTATCGGGGACGGATGCCGGTGGTGATCGCCTTTACGCGAATCTTTACGGAAAAACTTTTCTGCCCGTTTTGCTACCCGCACCTCCAGGACCTCAAAAATCGTTACGGCGAAATCCGCCAAGCCGGAGCCGAATTGCTGATGGTGACGAGCACCGACCCGGTGCAGAGCGCCCAGGTGGTTGCGGATCTGGCGCTGCCCTATCCGTTTTTGTTTGATCCCGGCTGCACGCTCTTTCAGGCCTACGGCGCGGGACAGGCGCTCGGCGCCCCCTTGCCGGCCCAATACATCGTCGATATGACCGGCACGATCGTCTATCGGCACCTGTTCTCGTTTATCGACAGCAACGCCTCGACCGACGAGGTACTCGCGGTGCTCAAGGCGCTGCAGAAGGTGTGA
- the priA gene encoding primosomal protein N', translated as METFRPGPLLRPAAWVQVLVDAPARERTYTYRLADGMTAAGGDVVCVPFGSQLVGGIVLGCLDQLPTGLDPGRLKTVESVVGTGLFAPGFWPLLVRVADYYLVPLARVLETALPPGILSRARRRVRLVADAAPMAQWGLSAAAKSAFDFLRSQAHADFSWRFCVQRLSGGVSSLRELQARRLLESYYVFGETARPRTQQFVVLAGAGADLCGRSAAVVQCLRRLGGEVSVEQLLAEARTTRALLQKLDAGGHVRIYERQILRLAAPTASADAPKLLTDAQKQVLDRLQGATPGPVLLEGVTGSGKTEVYLQAIAPVLDRGESALVLVPEIGLTPQLTDRFAARFGARVRVYHSALSEGERFDCWRQMLTGEAQVVVGTRSAVFAPLPKLGLIVLDEEHDGSYKQDRPAPCYHARTVALWRGELAGCPVLLGSATPDLESFDRATAGRYLHLEMPERVAGRPLPAVEVVDMREELNRGNFTPFSATLQRAVAEMHGAGRQGILFINRRGYSTFVLCRNCGETLRCPHCAVSLTYHRLEAGDHLRCHYCNHGAPQPRACPHCTSPNLRYFGAGTQRIAAQLSEQFPTLRVLRFDRDTTARKDAHRQILEQFGRGEADVLVGTQMLTKGLDLPQVTLVGILAADGLLNLPDFRASERAFQLLTQVAGRAGRGSEPGRVILQTYAPEHPVVEAASTHDFRRYAAAELTQRRALGYPPFVQLVALQLSAAEQQSVVESAEALARRLDGSADFEGRLLGPAPCTVERVAGRYRWQLLIKNPNGEAGRASLRALLTQFVPCAGVTVAVDVDPLRLL; from the coding sequence ATGGAAACTTTCCGGCCGGGTCCCCTGCTGCGGCCCGCGGCCTGGGTGCAGGTGCTCGTCGACGCACCGGCCCGGGAGCGCACCTACACCTACCGACTGGCCGACGGCATGACCGCCGCCGGGGGCGATGTGGTGTGCGTGCCCTTCGGCAGCCAGTTGGTTGGAGGTATCGTCCTCGGTTGTCTCGACCAATTGCCGACGGGCCTCGATCCTGGGCGGCTCAAAACCGTCGAGTCGGTCGTGGGGACGGGGCTGTTTGCGCCAGGCTTCTGGCCGCTGCTGGTGCGGGTGGCCGACTATTATCTGGTGCCGCTGGCGCGGGTGCTCGAGACGGCTTTGCCGCCGGGCATCTTGAGCCGTGCCCGGCGGCGGGTGCGTCTTGTGGCCGATGCCGCTCCGATGGCCCAGTGGGGGCTCAGTGCGGCAGCCAAAAGCGCGTTCGATTTTTTGCGCTCTCAGGCCCACGCGGATTTCAGCTGGCGCTTTTGTGTGCAGCGGCTGAGTGGAGGAGTGTCCTCCCTGAGAGAACTGCAGGCGCGCCGGTTACTTGAGAGTTACTACGTCTTCGGTGAGACGGCCCGGCCGCGCACGCAGCAATTTGTCGTGCTCGCAGGAGCCGGTGCCGATCTCTGCGGCCGTTCGGCGGCGGTGGTGCAGTGTTTGCGTCGGCTCGGGGGAGAGGTGAGCGTCGAGCAACTGCTCGCCGAAGCGCGCACCACCCGCGCGCTATTGCAGAAGTTGGACGCCGGGGGCCACGTGCGCATCTACGAGCGCCAGATTTTGCGCCTTGCCGCTCCGACGGCGTCCGCCGATGCGCCAAAGCTGCTCACCGACGCCCAGAAGCAGGTGCTGGACCGCCTGCAGGGGGCGACTCCCGGTCCGGTGCTGCTCGAAGGGGTGACCGGTTCCGGCAAAACCGAGGTCTACTTGCAGGCGATTGCCCCGGTGCTGGACCGCGGCGAGTCGGCTCTGGTGCTGGTGCCTGAAATTGGCCTCACCCCGCAGTTGACCGACCGCTTCGCCGCCCGCTTCGGGGCAAGGGTGCGTGTCTACCACTCGGCCCTTTCGGAGGGCGAGCGCTTCGACTGCTGGCGGCAGATGCTCACAGGTGAAGCGCAGGTCGTCGTCGGCACCCGCTCGGCGGTTTTTGCGCCCTTACCCAAGCTGGGGCTGATTGTGCTTGATGAGGAGCACGACGGCTCCTACAAGCAGGACCGTCCCGCCCCCTGCTACCACGCCCGGACTGTGGCGCTGTGGCGGGGCGAACTGGCAGGGTGCCCGGTGCTGTTGGGTTCGGCCACCCCGGATCTCGAAAGTTTCGATCGCGCCACCGCAGGCCGCTACCTGCACCTGGAGATGCCCGAGCGGGTGGCCGGGCGGCCTTTGCCCGCCGTCGAGGTGGTCGACATGCGCGAGGAACTGAACCGGGGCAACTTCACTCCCTTTAGCGCCACGCTGCAGCGGGCGGTGGCCGAGATGCATGGGGCGGGCCGCCAGGGCATCTTGTTCATCAACCGCCGCGGCTACAGCACCTTTGTGCTGTGCCGCAACTGCGGCGAGACGCTGCGCTGTCCCCACTGCGCCGTCTCGCTCACCTACCACCGCCTCGAAGCGGGCGACCATCTGCGCTGCCACTACTGCAACCACGGAGCCCCCCAGCCGCGCGCCTGTCCCCACTGCACCTCCCCCAACCTGCGCTACTTCGGGGCCGGTACCCAGCGCATCGCCGCCCAATTGAGCGAGCAATTTCCCACCCTGCGGGTGCTGCGCTTCGACCGCGACACCACCGCCCGCAAGGACGCCCACCGCCAGATTCTTGAGCAGTTCGGCCGCGGGGAGGCCGATGTCTTGGTAGGCACCCAAATGCTCACCAAGGGCCTCGATCTGCCCCAGGTGACCCTGGTGGGAATCCTGGCCGCCGATGGACTGCTCAATTTGCCGGATTTTCGAGCCAGTGAGCGGGCTTTTCAGCTGCTCACCCAGGTGGCCGGGCGTGCCGGGCGCGGCAGCGAACCCGGCCGGGTGATCCTTCAGACCTACGCCCCCGAGCATCCAGTGGTCGAAGCTGCCAGCACCCACGATTTTCGCCGCTACGCCGCCGCCGAACTCACCCAGCGCCGGGCCCTGGGCTATCCGCCTTTTGTCCAGCTGGTCGCCCTGCAACTGAGCGCAGCGGAGCAACAGAGCGTCGTCGAGTCGGCCGAAGCCCTCGCTCGCCGCCTCGACGGCTCGGCGGATTTTGAAGGTCGGCTTTTGGGTCCGGCCCCCTGCACCGTCGAGCGGGTCGCAGGCCGCTACCGCTGGCAGCTGCTCATCAAAAATCCGAACGGTGAGGCAGGCCGCGCCAGCCTGCGGGCCTTGCTCACCCAGTTTGTGCCCTGCGCGGGAGTGACGGTGGCGGTGGATGTCGATCCGCTGCGGTTGCTCTAA